A genomic segment from Pseudomonadota bacterium encodes:
- a CDS encoding very short patch repair endonuclease: MTDTVDKQTRSNMMSAVRGKNTKLETEIRRNLFARGFRYRLHARHLPGKPDMVFPKYSAIIFVHGCFWHYHGCARSTIPENRMEWWQEKLQNNKIRDAKALIELCNDGWRVLVVWECSVRRPGLDREKALDSVCIRVGKFLRSERSFLEISGPLHKVKPERQVDCEETT; the protein is encoded by the coding sequence ATGACTGATACGGTAGACAAACAGACGCGAAGCAACATGATGTCGGCGGTTCGGGGAAAAAATACCAAGCTGGAAACCGAGATCCGTCGAAACCTCTTTGCCCGGGGCTTCCGTTATCGTCTTCATGCCCGCCATTTGCCCGGAAAGCCTGACATGGTATTCCCCAAGTACTCAGCCATCATTTTTGTTCACGGATGTTTCTGGCACTATCATGGGTGCGCTCGATCCACCATTCCTGAAAATCGCATGGAGTGGTGGCAAGAAAAACTTCAGAACAACAAAATCAGGGATGCTAAGGCTTTGATAGAGCTTTGCAATGACGGTTGGCGCGTTCTGGTTGTGTGGGAATGCTCCGTGCGTAGACCTGGGCTTGACCGCGAGAAAGCGCTTGACAGTGTGTGCATACGTGTAGGAAAGTTCCTGAGATCAGAAAGAAGCTTCCTTGAGATTTCGGGTCCGCTGCATAAAGTTAAGCCGGAAAGACAGGTGGATTGTGAAGAAACAACATAA
- a CDS encoding CBS domain-containing protein produces MKVITSHNNADFDSLSSMVAAKKLYPDAILAFPGSQEKTLREFLIHSTLYIFDIEKTKRIDYNAIDTLILVDTRQKRRIGEFAKVVEAGKAKIHIYDHHPSTSDDIKGDVEFIRHAGATVSILISIIKERNLTISPEEATVIMLGIYEETGSFLFPSTTIEDFAAASFLLSKGANVNIVSDMLVKELTPEQVFLLNDLISNASIYNINGIDIVITEGSTEEYVGDLAVVVHKFRDMENINVVFALFRMEDRVYMIGRSRITEVDVGHILSLFGGGGHKEAASSTVKDMTIIEAKDKLIRLLKYNITPPWKARDIMFFPVKSIDAECPIAEAKSIMVKYNINALPVVSNEKVVGVITKQIVEKAAFHKLENIPVREYMSTESSTVKPEDSIEKVKEFLIGNNQRFLPVTREGKLVGAITRTDLLRILEDEITKAVVGKLEFHDMYKKRKSVKKLMEERLDRETLKKLIEIGSLADKMGYHAYLVGGFVRDLLLRNENNDIDIVIEGDGIIFAEKMSEIFKVKVRPHKEFATAKVIYPDGFKIDIATARLEYYKAPAALPTVEHSSLKLDLHRRDFTINTLAIALNKNTFGQLIDFFGAQRDIKERAIRVLHSLSFVEDPTRVFRAIRFEHRFGFHIGKHTLNLIKNAIKMNFLSKIKGKRIWTELTLTLMEDSPEKILKRLQELDLLRFIYPTLAFDKEKERLFINMHNVLKWYELLYSGKPCDSIQFYILGLVDHVKEEDVLEFCRKTETTETFKKQLVENVKHIGETMLKFAIGLQMMKKSEIYKQLEPLSLEAKLFIMSKTRSEEIKKSISNYITYKDSCKPLLTGIDLKHMDIKEGPVYKEILDHLKEAKIDLNLKTKDDEAGFIKDYITKHGIIIEKSHSPEKTVMSENI; encoded by the coding sequence ATGAAGGTTATCACCTCCCACAACAACGCTGACTTCGATTCCCTCTCCTCCATGGTTGCTGCGAAGAAACTATACCCGGATGCGATCCTTGCATTTCCCGGCTCACAGGAAAAAACCCTGAGAGAATTTCTCATTCACTCCACCCTCTATATATTTGATATCGAAAAAACGAAGCGCATAGATTATAACGCAATTGATACGCTTATACTTGTCGATACCAGGCAAAAGAGAAGGATCGGGGAATTCGCAAAGGTTGTGGAGGCAGGAAAGGCCAAAATCCACATATATGACCATCATCCCTCGACCAGTGACGATATCAAAGGGGATGTAGAATTTATAAGACATGCAGGTGCAACAGTATCAATTCTCATATCCATAATTAAGGAGCGTAATCTTACCATATCCCCGGAAGAAGCAACGGTGATTATGCTCGGCATATATGAAGAAACGGGAAGCTTTCTTTTCCCTTCCACCACAATCGAAGATTTCGCAGCCGCATCCTTCCTGCTCTCAAAGGGTGCAAACGTAAATATCGTTTCAGATATGCTCGTAAAAGAATTGACACCGGAACAGGTATTCCTTCTGAATGACCTCATCAGCAACGCCTCCATCTATAATATAAACGGCATAGACATAGTGATCACTGAGGGCTCAACAGAAGAATATGTAGGTGACCTTGCGGTGGTGGTTCATAAATTCAGGGATATGGAAAACATCAATGTCGTCTTTGCCCTTTTCAGGATGGAAGACAGGGTATATATGATCGGGAGAAGCAGAATAACAGAAGTTGATGTAGGGCATATCCTTTCTTTATTCGGAGGCGGGGGCCACAAGGAGGCTGCCTCTTCTACAGTGAAGGACATGACCATCATCGAAGCTAAGGATAAGCTTATACGGCTTCTTAAATACAATATCACACCTCCCTGGAAGGCAAGGGACATCATGTTCTTCCCTGTGAAATCAATTGATGCCGAATGCCCCATCGCTGAAGCAAAGAGCATTATGGTCAAATACAACATAAACGCCCTGCCCGTCGTGTCAAATGAAAAGGTTGTGGGCGTGATTACAAAACAGATTGTTGAAAAGGCAGCGTTCCACAAACTGGAAAACATACCTGTGCGGGAATACATGTCTACCGAGTCTTCAACGGTCAAACCGGAGGACTCTATCGAAAAGGTAAAGGAATTTCTTATCGGGAATAATCAGAGATTCCTGCCTGTTACAAGAGAAGGGAAGCTGGTAGGCGCAATTACCAGAACAGACCTCCTGAGAATATTAGAGGATGAAATCACCAAGGCAGTCGTTGGCAAGCTTGAGTTTCACGATATGTATAAAAAACGGAAAAGCGTAAAGAAACTCATGGAAGAAAGGTTAGACAGGGAAACATTGAAAAAACTCATTGAAATCGGGAGCCTCGCCGATAAGATGGGGTATCATGCCTACCTTGTGGGGGGGTTTGTAAGAGACCTCCTTTTACGTAATGAGAATAATGATATCGATATTGTCATCGAAGGTGATGGAATCATATTTGCCGAAAAGATGTCAGAGATATTCAAGGTGAAAGTGAGACCGCACAAAGAGTTCGCAACGGCAAAGGTAATCTATCCGGACGGCTTCAAGATTGATATTGCAACGGCCCGGCTCGAATATTATAAAGCGCCGGCAGCGCTCCCGACAGTGGAACACAGCTCACTCAAACTTGATTTGCACCGGAGGGACTTTACCATAAACACCCTTGCTATAGCCCTCAACAAAAATACCTTCGGACAGTTAATCGACTTCTTCGGTGCTCAGAGAGACATAAAGGAGAGGGCTATCAGAGTACTGCACAGTCTGAGCTTTGTTGAAGACCCTACAAGGGTTTTCAGGGCGATAAGGTTTGAACACAGATTCGGTTTTCACATCGGAAAACATACGCTTAATCTCATAAAGAATGCGATAAAGATGAACTTTCTCTCAAAGATAAAGGGTAAAAGGATCTGGACCGAGCTTACCCTCACCCTTATGGAAGACAGCCCTGAAAAAATTCTTAAAAGATTGCAGGAACTTGACCTGCTCCGGTTCATATACCCTACCCTCGCATTCGATAAAGAGAAGGAAAGGTTGTTCATTAATATGCACAATGTGCTGAAATGGTATGAATTGCTCTATAGCGGAAAACCGTGCGACAGTATCCAGTTCTATATCCTGGGACTCGTAGACCACGTGAAAGAAGAGGATGTCCTTGAGTTTTGCAGAAAAACAGAAACGACGGAGACTTTCAAAAAACAGCTCGTTGAAAATGTAAAACATATAGGAGAAACAATGCTCAAATTTGCCATCGGTCTGCAGATGATGAAAAAGAGCGAAATTTACAAACAGCTTGAACCCCTTTCCTTAGAGGCAAAACTTTTCATCATGTCAAAAACAAGATCGGAAGAGATAAAAAAATCCATATCGAACTATATTACCTATAAAGATTCCTGTAAGCCCCTCCTCACGGGGATCGATCTCAAGCATATGGATATTAAGGAGGGCCCCGTATATAAAGAGATTCTGGACCATTTGAAAGAGGCAAAAATAGATTTGAACTTAAAAACAAAAGATGATGAGGCAGGCTTTATTAAAGATTACATTACAAAACATGGCATTATTATTGAGAAAAGTCATAGCCCTGAAAAAACGGTAATGTCAGAAAACATATGA
- a CDS encoding response regulator receiver domain: MSFELVAEKIVRNSIRTAYAIDDEFVEPYTKQRGNKEISKELFSSFRKAGCSLELARFSNKRKWEKEQKLNLGKKDLLILDWELNKGGIKFKSALRILDQAVQESGLPFICIYTHVPNLDEVAQNVFSYFWYSQAQQNIIKEAIDSFIDTLEERIEDFDENVFVKIAEKILELIKQPLKEKELLKEIKRGIHEKFGQNAKSAIESAGNEFFKRPELKDILTYFVLGNQKYLKSGKKKQDNRILPVQSSECPYSFLINNALVHIFQKTGTAPVKPDQLYSILSKAIYNRPNNFVSLLGLEFRNHFRDKAKNLGRELNAINEDAFFYHQTCVEGNGDSGEQFSFFMKDIWNSQVVGDWHAHTPETLKVIESYKTKINFEQQLNKIKEDKGNNIKNDLARLNKRYSILNWEPKPPSSLRFGDIFKTSCLDIPYLLCITSHCDCFRPEKIKNHFLFVAGKEKNLKSGLLTGEDGFQSFINGPNDGVLCIEWEGKPFSLHIDSARLNLKKPLKVKYKQQNIQIDFLCTQKENYTQRVANFAFGNAGRVGITIANLHEFKGSEST, encoded by the coding sequence ATGAGCTTTGAACTTGTTGCGGAAAAAATTGTAAGGAACTCTATTAGGACAGCTTATGCGATCGATGACGAATTCGTTGAACCCTATACAAAGCAAAGAGGGAACAAAGAAATTTCAAAAGAGCTTTTTTCCTCCTTCAGGAAAGCTGGCTGTTCTCTGGAGCTTGCCAGATTTTCAAACAAAAGAAAATGGGAAAAGGAACAAAAACTAAACTTAGGGAAAAAAGACCTGTTGATCCTCGATTGGGAACTCAACAAAGGGGGGATTAAATTTAAAAGCGCCCTTCGTATTCTTGATCAGGCAGTCCAAGAGTCAGGATTGCCATTCATTTGTATTTATACTCATGTTCCAAATCTTGATGAAGTAGCTCAAAACGTATTCTCTTATTTTTGGTATTCTCAGGCTCAACAAAACATTATAAAAGAGGCGATCGATAGTTTTATTGATACGCTTGAAGAAAGGATCGAGGACTTCGACGAAAATGTTTTTGTTAAAATAGCCGAGAAAATTCTTGAATTGATCAAACAGCCGCTCAAGGAAAAGGAACTATTAAAAGAGATTAAGAGAGGCATCCACGAAAAATTCGGTCAAAATGCAAAGTCTGCCATTGAAAGTGCTGGCAATGAGTTTTTTAAACGACCTGAATTGAAAGATATATTGACTTACTTTGTACTTGGAAATCAGAAATATCTTAAATCTGGAAAGAAAAAACAAGATAATCGTATTTTACCCGTACAAAGCTCTGAGTGTCCTTATTCTTTCCTTATAAACAACGCACTGGTCCATATTTTTCAGAAAACAGGGACCGCCCCCGTTAAACCTGACCAACTATATTCCATCTTATCGAAGGCCATTTATAATAGGCCCAATAATTTCGTATCGCTATTGGGGCTTGAGTTTAGAAATCATTTTAGAGATAAAGCAAAAAATCTAGGTCGCGAACTTAATGCTATCAATGAGGATGCCTTTTTTTATCACCAAACTTGCGTGGAAGGGAATGGCGATTCTGGTGAGCAATTTTCATTTTTTATGAAAGATATTTGGAATTCTCAGGTTGTCGGGGATTGGCATGCGCATACTCCCGAAACACTGAAAGTTATCGAAAGTTATAAAACAAAAATTAATTTTGAGCAACAACTTAATAAAATCAAAGAAGATAAAGGTAATAATATTAAGAATGATTTGGCGCGTTTAAACAAACGATATTCAATTCTCAATTGGGAACCGAAACCGCCGTCTTCTTTACGTTTTGGAGATATTTTTAAGACATCGTGTCTTGATATTCCCTATTTGCTCTGTATTACCTCCCATTGTGATTGCTTTCGTCCCGAGAAGATCAAAAATCATTTTCTTTTCGTTGCTGGTAAAGAAAAGAATTTAAAGAGCGGACTTTTGACAGGTGAAGACGGTTTTCAATCTTTCATTAATGGCCCCAACGATGGCGTTTTGTGCATAGAATGGGAAGGCAAGCCTTTCAGTTTACATATTGATTCTGCAAGATTAAATCTTAAGAAACCTTTAAAGGTTAAATACAAACAGCAAAATATTCAGATAGATTTTCTGTGTACTCAGAAAGAAAATTATACACAAAGAGTAGCAAATTTCGCATTCGGCAATGCCGGCAGGGTAGGAATAACAATTGCCAATTTACATGAATTTAAAGGATCAGAGTCAACGTAA
- a CDS encoding ATP-binding protein yields MAKFRTKARAVDHLGQGQIADLPTAITELWKNGYDAYADTLSCDLYREGYKGLGSPIFTLSDDGTGMSKEDLLDKWIVLGTESKARGAQELTENDRLGKPPRIPLGEKGIGRLSVAYLGSPMLMLTKKKSHPCMMLFVDWRILSNYNLYLEDLDIPIRTLNRNAPIKDSLNALLSDFEENLNSDTWEEHTDLALTIRRTLKTVRFPEFILEDRLFGFFDDDFHGTMFIIFDPHPQLLELSIEGAWSSDVDGTVKYLRSSLNGITNAFKGEQQLFQASFNIHSDTGSYDLISKSLFFTHDDMFAADHWLSGNFNSEGEFKGRLQVFNQNFEVFFRPNRPPGKTPYGPLTIEFGFIEGDAKNTKLPREQFDILTRKGMQFGGIYIYRDGFRVLPYGRTEYDFLEFEERRSRSATYYQFSHRRLFGYIEISRERNPDLIDKAGREGFIANRADREFRRDLKEFFTDLSVRYFRTVNPGELPTSREEQLEEIKKINARILAAEKKKSKQSITKFKRELREYSANVVQLKTQTESLYERLKTDMHQPRIAYSDAARLVAEIRNNKMLIGKLRLSKPARISLTDSLKERYADYREKFASAMGLVDKCDELIAELQKNFSQDNLESEFTRRLKSYQSDLTSTLLRYKKRIENSIEPLIDKIKFDINDVSGAFSYDSGKFSSDDNEDTDYNALLSRLDSLYNEYLNDIQNKYGNLTDHLEGLDTEIDDDALVGWYKEEYEKIEKKVEAMHELSQLGMAIEIIDHQFNVLYAEVDQAIKFFKQFSDRNPDVKYNYNQLRQAFDHLETNHQLLTPLYRTSRRTRTEIMGSEISDYLKKFFSARFRRHRINFSTDNAFNEYKFFTFESVIKPVFINVINNALYWLLPVKERKIEIRMKDGKILILNSGAKIEDVYLEDIFTLFFSRRPGGRGIGLYLAKTNLHTIGYEIYATNDRTLNKLGGACFIIEPYEETDNEL; encoded by the coding sequence ATGGCAAAATTTAGAACCAAAGCGCGAGCGGTAGATCATTTGGGTCAGGGTCAAATAGCCGATCTGCCTACCGCCATAACGGAACTTTGGAAAAACGGCTATGATGCATATGCCGACACTCTGTCATGCGATTTATACAGGGAAGGTTACAAAGGACTGGGGTCTCCAATCTTTACGCTTTCCGATGATGGTACCGGTATGTCCAAAGAAGATCTCCTTGATAAATGGATTGTTCTGGGAACCGAGTCGAAAGCCCGAGGAGCCCAAGAATTAACTGAAAACGACCGGCTCGGTAAGCCACCCAGAATCCCACTCGGCGAGAAAGGAATTGGTCGTTTATCAGTAGCCTATCTCGGATCACCGATGCTGATGTTGACAAAAAAGAAAAGCCATCCTTGCATGATGCTCTTCGTAGATTGGCGCATTTTGAGTAATTATAATTTATACCTTGAAGATCTGGATATTCCGATAAGAACCCTCAATCGAAATGCTCCCATAAAGGATTCCTTGAATGCACTATTAAGTGATTTTGAAGAAAATTTGAATTCGGATACGTGGGAAGAACATACCGATCTCGCCTTGACTATCAGAAGGACTCTAAAAACAGTCCGGTTTCCTGAATTTATTCTGGAAGATCGACTCTTCGGTTTTTTTGATGATGATTTTCACGGTACGATGTTCATCATATTCGATCCTCATCCACAGCTTCTGGAATTGAGCATCGAAGGAGCCTGGTCTAGCGATGTCGACGGCACCGTTAAATACCTGCGTTCCTCGCTGAACGGTATCACAAATGCCTTCAAGGGAGAACAACAGCTTTTTCAAGCATCTTTTAATATCCACTCGGATACGGGGTCATATGATCTAATTTCGAAATCATTGTTTTTTACTCACGATGATATGTTTGCGGCCGATCATTGGCTCTCCGGTAACTTTAATTCGGAAGGAGAATTTAAAGGCAGACTTCAGGTATTTAATCAGAATTTCGAAGTATTTTTTCGTCCTAACAGACCTCCCGGCAAAACACCGTATGGTCCGCTTACAATCGAGTTCGGATTCATAGAAGGAGATGCAAAAAATACTAAGCTACCAAGAGAACAATTTGACATACTTACTCGTAAGGGCATGCAATTCGGTGGTATATATATCTATCGTGACGGATTCAGAGTTCTGCCCTACGGAAGGACGGAGTATGATTTTCTGGAATTCGAAGAACGTAGATCGCGTAGTGCAACCTATTATCAATTCAGCCATAGGCGTTTATTCGGCTATATCGAAATATCGCGAGAAAGAAATCCTGACCTCATAGATAAGGCAGGGCGAGAAGGATTCATTGCAAACAGAGCCGATCGAGAATTTAGAAGGGATCTGAAGGAATTCTTTACCGATTTGTCAGTTCGTTACTTTCGCACCGTTAATCCGGGTGAGCTTCCCACTTCTCGCGAGGAGCAACTTGAAGAGATCAAAAAGATAAATGCAAGAATTCTTGCCGCCGAAAAAAAGAAAAGCAAACAAAGCATTACGAAATTTAAAAGGGAACTTAGGGAATATTCAGCCAATGTAGTACAGTTGAAGACACAGACGGAAAGCTTGTACGAGCGCTTGAAGACGGATATGCATCAACCGAGAATAGCGTATAGCGATGCAGCGAGACTTGTTGCCGAAATTAGAAACAATAAAATGTTGATCGGGAAGTTAAGATTGAGCAAGCCTGCCAGAATTTCCCTTACCGATTCGCTCAAGGAACGATATGCCGACTATAGGGAAAAGTTTGCTTCGGCAATGGGGTTGGTCGATAAATGTGATGAACTCATAGCTGAATTACAGAAGAATTTTTCACAGGATAATTTGGAAAGCGAGTTTACACGAAGGTTGAAAAGCTATCAATCCGACCTTACAAGCACTTTACTGCGCTATAAAAAGCGCATCGAAAATTCGATTGAACCGCTTATTGATAAAATAAAGTTTGATATCAACGACGTATCCGGGGCGTTTTCATATGATTCAGGAAAATTCAGTAGTGATGATAATGAGGATACTGACTACAATGCGTTGCTATCTCGTTTGGATAGCCTTTACAACGAGTATCTAAACGATATCCAGAATAAGTACGGGAACTTAACGGATCATTTAGAAGGGTTGGACACTGAAATAGATGATGATGCATTGGTCGGTTGGTACAAAGAAGAATATGAAAAGATAGAGAAGAAAGTCGAAGCCATGCATGAGCTGTCTCAATTGGGTATGGCAATTGAAATAATTGATCATCAATTCAATGTGTTATATGCAGAAGTGGATCAGGCCATTAAATTCTTCAAGCAATTTTCGGATAGGAATCCAGATGTTAAATATAACTATAATCAGCTAAGGCAAGCATTTGATCATCTTGAAACCAATCACCAGTTGCTCACACCACTTTATAGAACCTCACGAAGAACGAGAACCGAAATAATGGGTTCCGAAATCAGCGATTATCTAAAAAAGTTTTTCAGCGCACGGTTTAGAAGGCATAGAATAAATTTTTCTACTGATAACGCATTTAATGAGTACAAATTCTTTACATTCGAATCGGTGATCAAGCCCGTATTTATTAATGTAATTAATAATGCCCTGTATTGGCTTCTTCCTGTAAAAGAAAGAAAAATAGAAATACGTATGAAGGATGGAAAAATACTTATTCTTAATTCGGGTGCCAAAATAGAGGACGTATACCTCGAAGACATTTTCACGTTGTTTTTTTCAAGACGCCCGGGAGGTCGAGGAATCGGACTGTATTTGGCCAAAACAAACTTACATACGATCGGATATGAAATATATGCAACAAATGATAGGACCTTAAATAAACTTGGGGGGGCCTGTTTTATAATCGAACCATACGAGGAGACCGATAATGAGCTTTGA
- a CDS encoding segregation/condensation protein A, with amino-acid sequence MSLLVPSLEVKIECYEGPLSVLITLIKKNKVSIWDIPLSLITERFLEYVDFVQKMNLRIAEDFIDMASLLIYIKSKMLLPAHETDNEYDPREELVERIIEYEKIRSMAEKIDGLPLLYRDTFCREQKSIDGDTDFDLLHLCNIFFELIKTREEKFIVIREIKPTLEEKLAMLKTVLDSAGLFVWNIKEQTEHAEKIATVLGMLELTKIKVATISQRKPFGKIVLKKRSEPWHVQK; translated from the coding sequence ATGAGTCTTCTGGTTCCCTCGCTGGAAGTTAAAATCGAGTGTTATGAAGGACCTCTCTCCGTCCTAATTACACTTATTAAGAAAAACAAGGTAAGCATCTGGGACATACCGCTTTCTCTCATCACTGAAAGGTTTCTTGAATATGTGGACTTTGTTCAGAAAATGAATTTGAGAATTGCTGAAGATTTTATTGATATGGCATCGCTCCTCATTTACATAAAGTCAAAGATGCTTCTTCCCGCACATGAGACAGATAATGAATATGATCCGAGGGAAGAACTTGTTGAAAGAATTATAGAATATGAGAAAATACGCAGTATGGCAGAAAAGATCGATGGTCTTCCTCTGCTCTACAGGGATACCTTTTGCAGGGAGCAAAAATCCATCGACGGCGATACAGATTTTGATTTACTCCATCTCTGTAATATCTTCTTTGAATTGATAAAAACAAGAGAAGAGAAATTCATAGTTATAAGGGAGATTAAACCCACACTGGAAGAAAAATTGGCAATGCTGAAAACCGTACTCGATTCAGCGGGCCTTTTTGTGTGGAATATAAAAGAACAAACAGAGCACGCTGAAAAAATCGCAACAGTGCTCGGGATGCTCGAACTGACCAAGATAAAGGTTGCAACAATTTCTCAAAGGAAACCATTCGGGAAGATAGTGTTGAAGAAAAGGAGTGAACCATGGCACGTTCAAAAATAA
- a CDS encoding ATP-binding protein, producing the protein MIARSYSINDLLRPGKALIIYGPRRVGKTTLLNAYLSTTNLKFKVDSGDNIRVQQVLGSQDFNRILEYATGYNLIAIDEAQNIPNVGKGLKIIIDNVPDISIIATGSSSFDLAGAVGEPLTGRKNTVVLYPIAQQELVSLYNRHELKERLEEYLVYGSYPEVITAKNRKDKIDILDELVNSYLLKDVLALDRVKASRVLLDMLKLIAFQVGSQVSLNEIATQVKLDVKTVGRYLDIFEKAFVIKRIGGFSRNLRKEVVTKAKYYFLDNGIRNAIIAMFNPLDSRNDVGQLWENFLVAERMKKYAYQSLYGSFYFWRTYDGQELDFLEERDGKLFGYEFKWSQLKKHKKPKSWLNEYKDATFSIINQENYLDFVL; encoded by the coding sequence ATGATAGCTCGTTCATACAGCATAAACGACTTGTTAAGACCAGGCAAGGCTCTTATTATTTATGGCCCGCGGCGAGTTGGAAAAACAACTCTCTTGAATGCTTATTTGTCTACAACCAACCTGAAGTTTAAAGTTGATTCCGGTGATAACATCAGGGTGCAGCAGGTTCTCGGCTCTCAGGATTTTAATCGGATTCTTGAATATGCCACCGGTTACAATCTCATTGCGATTGATGAGGCACAAAACATCCCTAATGTCGGTAAGGGTTTAAAAATCATTATCGATAACGTTCCCGACATTTCCATTATTGCCACAGGTTCGTCCTCTTTTGATCTTGCCGGTGCTGTGGGTGAACCCTTAACCGGAAGAAAAAATACGGTGGTTCTTTATCCGATTGCACAACAGGAACTCGTCTCGCTCTACAACCGTCATGAATTAAAAGAACGGCTCGAAGAGTATCTTGTATATGGGTCCTATCCTGAAGTTATTACGGCAAAAAACCGGAAAGATAAAATAGATATCCTTGATGAACTCGTAAACTCGTACCTCCTGAAAGATGTACTTGCCCTTGATAGAGTCAAGGCGTCCAGGGTGCTCCTTGACATGCTCAAGCTGATTGCTTTTCAGGTAGGAAGCCAGGTATCTCTCAATGAAATTGCCACGCAGGTGAAGCTCGATGTAAAGACTGTAGGCCGCTATCTCGATATATTTGAAAAGGCTTTCGTAATCAAGCGTATCGGCGGGTTTAGCAGGAATCTGCGCAAAGAGGTTGTTACAAAAGCAAAATACTATTTTCTGGACAATGGGATCCGCAATGCAATTATTGCCATGTTTAATCCCCTTGACAGCCGGAACGATGTAGGGCAGCTCTGGGAAAACTTTCTCGTTGCCGAGCGGATGAAAAAATATGCCTATCAGTCCCTATACGGTTCGTTTTATTTCTGGCGTACCTACGATGGCCAGGAGCTGGACTTCCTGGAAGAACGGGATGGTAAGCTCTTCGGCTACGAGTTCAAGTGGTCTCAACTGAAGAAGCATAAAAAGCCAAAATCCTGGCTCAACGAATACAAGGATGCGACATTTTCGATAATAAATCAGGAAAATTATTTGGATTTTGTTTTATAA
- a CDS encoding DNA cytosine methyltransferase yields the protein MKKQHNSTIPPIRVYDFFSGCGGTSVGFRQAGIQHALAVDSCPDAIRTFQKNFPGVPVINEPIEVIDIQQIEACYSNQTEIKLFCGCAPCQPFTKQKTNTKKAVSLDERRGLLNYFADVVHSCLPELIFIENVPGIQNVSLEDGGPFTAFVDQLNKDKYSVAFDVITAQDYGAAQVRRRLVLMASRLGEITLPELTHGPKTSKAYITVRDAIGSFPPVAHGAEHPDKRKYPNHRAAKLSALNLERIEHTGPQGRRDWPDRLLPRCYAKKENGERYEGHSDCYTRLAWNEPAPGLTTRCISYSNGRFGHPEQDRAITVREAARLQGFPNSFVFTGSLNSMARQIGNAVPVPVAKAFGKHFVKHVKTVEHKNGKI from the coding sequence GTGAAGAAACAACATAATTCGACAATACCACCCATCCGGGTTTACGACTTCTTCTCCGGTTGTGGTGGGACGAGCGTCGGGTTCCGGCAGGCCGGTATTCAGCACGCATTGGCGGTTGATTCGTGCCCTGATGCCATACGCACTTTTCAAAAGAATTTCCCAGGGGTCCCTGTTATTAATGAACCCATCGAAGTGATAGATATTCAACAGATAGAGGCTTGCTACAGCAACCAGACAGAGATAAAACTCTTCTGTGGTTGTGCCCCGTGTCAACCATTTACCAAGCAGAAAACTAATACAAAAAAAGCAGTTTCTTTGGATGAGAGACGTGGACTGCTGAATTATTTTGCTGACGTTGTTCATTCATGTCTACCCGAATTAATTTTTATTGAGAATGTGCCAGGTATACAAAATGTTTCCCTTGAGGATGGTGGACCCTTCACCGCTTTTGTAGATCAACTCAATAAAGACAAATACTCGGTTGCTTTTGATGTCATAACAGCACAAGACTACGGGGCGGCTCAGGTTCGCAGACGCTTGGTGCTGATGGCGAGCAGGTTGGGCGAGATAACTTTGCCTGAGCTTACACACGGTCCGAAAACTTCCAAGGCATATATCACAGTCCGAGATGCCATCGGAAGCTTTCCTCCAGTGGCACATGGCGCTGAGCATCCAGACAAGCGGAAGTACCCCAACCACCGTGCGGCAAAGCTATCAGCATTAAATTTAGAGCGCATCGAACATACAGGTCCTCAGGGGCGACGAGACTGGCCTGATAGGCTTTTGCCAAGATGCTATGCGAAGAAAGAGAACGGAGAACGGTACGAGGGACATTCGGATTGCTATACACGGCTTGCATGGAATGAGCCCGCACCAGGGCTTACAACTCGCTGCATCAGTTATTCAAACGGGAGGTTCGGGCACCCAGAGCAAGACCGCGCAATCACGGTTAGAGAAGCTGCAAGGCTCCAGGGTTTCCCGAATAGCTTTGTTTTTACTGGTTCTCTCAATTCCATGGCTCGTCAGATTGGTAATGCGGTTCCTGTGCCGGTAGCAAAGGCGTTCGGCAAGCATTTCGTAAAACACGTCAAAACCGTGGAGCACAAAAATGGCAAAATTTAG